One window from the genome of Cricetulus griseus strain 17A/GY chromosome 2, alternate assembly CriGri-PICRH-1.0, whole genome shotgun sequence encodes:
- the LOC100757045 gene encoding protocadherin gamma-A4 isoform X2, protein MAAPCGSDRRGLVWICIFLGSLRDIRAEQIRYSVPEELERGSAVGNLAEDLGLEPGKLTERGVRIVSRGKTQLFALNPRSGSLVTAGRIDREGLCDKSPKCTANLEILLEDKVRILAVEVEIIDVNDNAPSFGAQQREIKVAENEIPGTRFPLPEAFDPDIGVNALQGYQLSSNAHFSLDVQSGADGSKYPELVLENALDREEEAVHHLVLTAFDGGDPVRSGTATIQITLVDTNDNAPVFTQPEYLVSVKENLPVGTRLLTIKATDPDEGANGEVTYSFRNVRDKISQLFRLNSLSGDITVLGELDYEDSGFYDVDVEAHDGPGLRARSKVLVTVLDVNDNAPEVTITSLTSSVQEASSPGTVIALFNVHDSDSGENGLVTCSIPDNLPFRLEKTYGNYHRLLIHRTLDREEVSEYNITITATDQGTPPLSTETYISLQVVDINDNPPTFTHASYAAYIPENNPRGASILSITAQDPDSGENAQVIYSLSEDTIQGAPLSSYISINSNTGVLYALRSFDYEQFQDLKLLVTARDSGNPPLSSNASLSLFVLDQNDNTPEILYPTLPTDGSTGVELTPRSAEPGYLVTKVVAVDRDSGQNAWLSYRLLKASEPGLFSVGLHTGEVRTTRALLDRDALKQSLAVAVQDHGQPPLSATVTLTIAVSDNIPDILADLGSINTHTDQEDSDLTLYLVVAVAVVSCVFLAFVIVLMIHKLRHWHATRLLRAAGNGLSSMPASHFVGVDGVHAFLQTYSHEVSLTADSGKSHLIFPQPNYADTLISQESCGKSDPLLVSQDLLEIKGDSSLQVSEPLP, encoded by the coding sequence ATGGCGGCTCCTTGCGGATCAGACCGCAGGGGACTAGTCTGGATCTGCATTTTCCTTGGATCCCTACGCGACATCCGCGCGGAACAGATCCGGTACTCTGTGCCAGAGGAGCTGGAAAGGGGCTCTGCGGTGGGCAACCTCGCCGAGGACCTGGGACTGGAGCCGGGGAAGCTGACGGAACGCGGAGTCCGCATCGTCTCCAGAGGTAAGACCCAGCTCTTTGCTCTGAACCCGCGAAGCGGCAGCTTGGTGACAGCAGGGAGGATCGACAGGGAAGGGCTCTGTGACAAATCCCCAAAGTGTACCGCAAATCTAGAGATTCTCCTGGAGGATAAAGTGAGGATTCTTGCTGTAGAAGTGGAAATTATCGATGTTAATGATAATGCTCCCAGCTTTGGAGCACAGCAGAGGGAAATAAAAGTCGCTGAAAATGAAATTCCTGGGACAAGATTTCCTCTTCCTGAAGCTTTTGATCCGGATATAGGGGTGAACGCCTTGCAAGGTTACCAGCTCAGCTCGAATGCTCACTTCTCCCTGGACGTGCAAAGTGGGGCCGATGGGAGTAAGTACCCAGAGCTGGTGCTGGAGAACGCCTTAGATCGCGAGGAAGAAGCAGTTCATCACCTGGTTCTCACTGCCTTCGATGGAGGCGACCCGGTTCGCTCTGGCACAGCCACAATTCAAATAACACTGGTGGACACCAATGACAACGCTCCTGTATTCACTCAGCCAGAGTACCTCGTTAGTGTGAAGGAGAATTTGCCTGTAGGCACCCGGCTACTTACCATAAAAGCCACTGACCCAGATGAAGGAGCCAACGGAGAAGTGACATATTCTTTCCGGAACGTAAGAGACAAAATATCCCAGCTCTTCCGGTTGAATTCTCTGAGTGGTGACATAACAGTGTTGGGGGAGCTGGATTATGAGGACTCCGGATTCTATGATGTTGACGTAGAAGCCCATGATGGGCCTGGTCTTCGAGCCAGAAGTAAGGTACTGGTGACAGTTCTGGATGTAAATGACAATGCTCCAGAAGTCACCATCACCTCCCTCACCAGCTCTGTCCAGGAAGCTTCCTCCCCAGGCACAGTGATTGCACTTTTCAATGTGCATGACAGTGACTCTGGAGAGAATGGCCTTGTCACTTGCTCTATTCCAGATAACCTTCCATTCAGGCTTGAAAAGACCTATGGAAATTATCATCGGCTGTTGATACACAGAACTCTGGACAGGGAAGAAGTCTCTGAATATAACATTACAATAACTGCCACCGACCAGGGAACTCCACCGCTGTCTACAGAGACTTATATCTCACTGCAGGTGGTGGACATCAATGACAACCCACCCACCTTCACCCATGCCTCCTATGCTGCCTACATTCCAGAAAACAACCCTAGAGGGGCTTCTATCTTATCCATAACAGCCCAGGACCCAGACAGTGGTGAGAATGCCCAGGTAATCTACTCTCTGTCAGAGGACACTATCCAGGGGGCACCTCTGTCGTCCTACATCTCCATCAACTCTAACACTGGGGTCCTGTATGCACTGCGTTCCTTTGATTATGAGCAGTTTCAAGACTTGAAGCTACTAGTGACCGCCAGGGACAGTGGGAATCCTCCACTTAGTAGCAACGCGTCTCTGAGCTTGTTTGTGCTGGATCAAAATGACAATACTCCTGAGATCCTGTACCCCACCCTCCCCACTGATGGCTCCACTGGTGTAGAGCTGACACCTCGTTCTGCAGAGCCTGGATACCTGGTGACCAAGGTGGTAGCAGTGGACAGAGACTCAGGACAGAACGCCTGGCTCTCCTACCGTCTGCTCAAGGCCAGTGAGCCAGGGCTCTTCTCAGTAGGGCTGCACACAGGCGAGGTGCGCACTACACGGGCCCTGCTGGACAGAGACGCCCTCAAGCAGAGCCTAGCGGTGGCTGTGCAGGACCACGGTCAGCCTCCTCTCTCTGCCACAGTCACGCTCACCATAGCAGTGTCAGACAACATTCCAGACATCCTGGCGGATCTGGGCAGCATCAACACTCACACTGACCAGGAAGATTCAGACCTCACACTGTACCTGGTGGTAGCTGTGGCTGTGGTCTCTTGCGTCTTCTTAGCCTTTGTCATTGTGCTGATGATACACAAGCTCCGTCACTGGCATGCAACTCGCCTGCTTCGGGCTGCAGGTAATGGGTTGTCATCCATGCCTGCATCACATTTTGTGGGCGTGGATGGTGTACATGCTTTCCTACAGACCTATTCTCATGAGGTCTCCCTCACAGCAGACTCTGGGAAGAGCCACCTGATCTTCCCACAACCCAATTATGCAGACACACTCATCAGCCAGGAGAGCTGTGGGAAGAGCGATCCTCTCCTGGTGTCTCAAGACTTGCTTGAAATAAAAGGAGACTCCAGTCTTCAGGTGAGTGAGCCACTCCCGTAA
- the LOC100757337 gene encoding protocadherin gamma-B1-like isoform X2, with amino-acid sequence MANQVLLHFLVPLFCGAISQPIHYSIPEELAKGSPVGNLAQDLGLSVQELPARKLRVSAEDYFSVSAESGDLLVSGRIDREKICGRKSECALEFESVTENPMNIFHVTVAIQDINDNAPHFFGKSIELEICESALPGVKFPLDSARDADVGSNSLKMYTISPNSHFSLSTKESPDGSKYPELLLEKLLDREHQSSHHLILTAIDGGDPPLSSTTQIWIRVTDANDNAPVFSQDIYKASLRENMPRGTFVLQVTATDQDESVNGEITYAFLNGPASTNLVFSLDPNTGAITTNGTLDFEEKSRYVLGVEARDGGVHTAHCNVQIEILDENDNAPEVTFMSFSNQIPEDSVLGTVIALIKVRDKDSGQNGLVICHIQEELPFKLQPTSKNYYKLVIDKALNRERTSEYNVTIMATDSGKPSLSSKTCVTVHITDINDNAPVFHQASYLVHVAENNPPGASIAQVSASDPDLGSNGHISYSIITSDLETRALSSYVSVNQDSGVVFAQRAFDHEQLRSFQLTLQARDQGSPPLSANVSMRVLVDDRNDNAPRVLYPALEPDGSALFDMVPRAAEPGYLVTKVVAVDADSGHNAWLSYHVLQASDPGLFSLGLRTGEVRTARALGERDTARQRLLVAVRDGGQPPLSATATLHLIFADSLQEVLPDLSDDPLPSDSQSELQFYLVAALALISVLFLLAVILAIALRLRHSSNSAAWSCFQPGLSWKSQSVIPPNCSEGTLPYSYNLCVASHSTTAAGFNFLHMAPEIAPPQDLLCDDPSVAVDGNNEDPKISYDPSSLGVSFCRAI; translated from the coding sequence ATGGCAAATCAGGTACTGCTTCACTTCCTGGTGCCTTTGTTCTGTGGCGCCATCTCCCAGCCCATCCACTACTCCATTCCGGAGGAGCTGGCCAAGGGCTCTCCGGTGGGGAACCTCGCCCAGGATCTAGGGCTCAGTGTCCAGGAACTGCCAGCCAGAAAACTGAGAGTTAGTGCAGAGGATTATTTCAGCGTGAGTGCAGAGAGTGGAGATTTGTTAGTGAGTGGCAGGATAGACCGAGAGAAGATTTGCGGGAGGAAATCTGAGTGTGCACTGGAGTTTGAATCGGTTACTGAAAATCCGATGAATATTTTCCACGTAACTGTTGCCATCCAAGATATCAATGATAATGCACCACATTTCTTTGGGAAAAGCATTGAATTGGAGATCTGTGAATCAGCCTTACCAGGAGTAAAATTCCCTCTGGACTCTGCACGAGATGCAGATGTGGGAAGCAACTCACTAAAGATGTACACTATCAGCCCCAACTCACACTTCTCCTTGTCGACGAAGGAAAGTCCCGATGGAAGTAAATACCCAGAACTACTGCTGGAAAAACTTCTAGACAGGGAACACCAGAGCTCCCATCACTTAATCCTGACTGCCATCGATGGTGGAGACCCACCCCTAAGCAGTACCACCCAGATCTGGATCAGAGTCACCGATGCCAATGATAATGCTCCAGTGTTTAGCCAGGACATTTACAAAGCTAGCCTCCGTGAAAACATGCCCCGGGGAACCTTCGTACTGCAAGTGACAGCCACCGACCAGGATGAGAGTGTTAATGGAGAGATCACCTATGCCTTCCTTAATGGCCCTGCAAGTACTAACCTCGTCTTCAGTCTCGATCCAAATACTGGAGCTATCACAACTAATGGTACGTTGGATTTTGAAGAAAAGAGCAGATACGTGTTGGGTGTAGAAGCCAGGGACGGAGGAGTGCACACGGCTCACTGTAATGTTCAGATTGAAATTCTTGATGAGAATGACAATGCCCCAGAGGTGACATTCATGTCCTTTTCTAACCAAATTCCAGAGGACTCGGTCCTTGGAACAGTAATAGCCCTCATTAAAGTCCGAGACAAGGATTCTGGACAAAATGGTCTGGTGATATGCCATATTCAGGAAGAACTTCCCTTCAAATTGCAACCCACCTCCAAGAATTATTACAAGCTAGTAATAGACAAGGCCCTGAACCGGGAACGGACCTCAGAGTACAACGTCACTATCATGGCTACCGACAGTGGCAAGCCATCCCTTTCATCCAAGACATGTGTTACTGTGCACATCACAGATATCAACGACAATGCACCGGTTTTCCACCAGGCCTCCTACTTGGTCCACGTGGCTGAGAACAACCCACCTGGAGCCTCCATCGCCCAAGTCAGCGCCTCAGACCCGGATTTGGGATCCAATGGTCACATCTCCTACTCCATCATAACCAGCGACCTGGAGACAAGGGCGCTGTCCTCCTACGTGTCCGTGAACCAGGACAGCGGAGTGGTGTTCGCTCAGCGCGCCTTCGACCACGAGCAGCTGCGCTCCTTCCAGCTGACACTGCAGGCGCGCGACCAGGGCTCGCCCCCGCTCAGCGCCAACGTGAGCATGCGCGTGCTGGTAGACGACCGCAACGACAACGCCCCACGCGTGCTGTACCCCGCGCTCGAGCCCGACGGCTCTGCTCTCTTCGACATGGTGCCGCGCGCCGCCGAGCCCGGATACCTGGTCACTAAGGTGGTGGCTGTGGACGCGGACTCGGGACACAATGCCTGGCTGTCGTACCACGTGCTGCAGGCCAGCGATCCCGGGCTCTTCAGCCTGGGCCTGCGCACTGGCGAGGTGCGCACAGCCCGTGCCTTGGGTGAAAGAGACACGGCCCGGCAGCGCCTTCTGGTCGCTGTGCGTGATGGTGGACAACCGCCTCTCTCGGCTACAGCCACGCTGCACCTGATCTTCGCTGACAGCCTGCAGGAGGTCCTGCCAGACCTCAGCGATGACCCTCTGCCATCTGACTCCCAGAGTGAGCTGCAGTTTTACCTGGTGGCGGCCTTGGCCCTGATCTCAGTACTCTTCCTCCTGGCGGTGATTTTGGCTATTGCCCTGCGCCTGCGACACTCCTCCAATTCAGCAGCCTGGAGCTGCTTTCAGCCTGGTCTCAGTTGGAAGTCTCAGTCTGTGATTCCTCCCAACTGCAGCGAGGGAACGTTGCCCTATTCCTATAATCTGTGTGTTGCCTCGCATTCTACGACTGCAGCGGGGTTTAATTTTCTCCATATGGCACCAGAGATTGCTCCCCCTCAGGATCTCCTGTGTGATGATCCTTCTGTGGCTGTAGATGGCAATAATGAAGATCCCAAAATCTCATACGACCCTTCTTCTCTTGGGGTAAGTTTCTGTAGAGCTATTTAA
- the LOC107976989 gene encoding protocadherin gamma-A3-like, translated as MMRLGLETAGALALLCALLGTQCADGFRKIRYSVPEELDKGSFVGNISKDLGLEPRELAERGVRIVSRGRSQLFSLNPRSGSLVTAGRIDREELCAQSAPCLVSFNILVEDKLKIFEVEVAISDINDNAPSFPTEELEIKIGELTDPGTRFPLKTAFDPDVGTNSLQNYKLNPSDYFSLAVNSVTDDAKYPELVLEQALDREKIAVHQLDLIASDGGDPVHSGKLCIKVIVLDANDNPPVFTKPEYHVSVLENVPVGTRLITVNATDPDEGFNAQVSYILDKMPGKIAQVFHLNSVTGDISILKSLDYEDAVFYEIKIEAQDGPGLFSRAKLLVKVLDVNDNAPEVSITSLTGSVPEEAPAGREIALISVHDRDSGQNGQVTVFVLGNLPFTLEKSIDQYYRLVTAKSLDREQVSQYNISLKATDQGNPPLSTETHITLHVSDINDNPPTFTHTSYSAYVPENNPRGASIFSVTAQDPDTDKNAQITYSLAEDTLQGVPLSSYISINSNTGVLYALCSFDYEQFRDLQLQVTASDSGNPPLSSNMTLSLFVLDQNDNMPEILYPALPIDGSTGVELAPRSADPGYLVTKVVAVDKDSGQNAWLSYRLLKASEPGLFSVGLHTGEVRTARALLDRDALKQSLVVAVQDHGQPPLSATVTLTIAVADSIPDVLGDLESIHTPANPKDSDLTLYLVVAVAVVSCIFLAFVIVLLALRLRRWHSSRLLQTSGNGLADIPASHFVGLDGVQAFLQTYSQEVSLTSGSRKSHLIFPQPNYADTLISQESCGKSEPLIIPQDLLETKEDPNLLEVSLFL; from the coding sequence atgatgCGTCTGGGACTAGAAACCGCAGGAGCCCTGGCTTTGCTGTGCGCGCTCCTGGGGACGCAGTGTGCGGATGGCTTCAGGAAGATCCGCTACTCGGTGCCAGAGGAGCTGGACAAAGGCTCCTTCGTGGGCAACATCTCCAAGGACCTGGGTCTGGAGCCCCGCGAGCTGGCAGAGCGCGGGGTCCGCATCGTCTCCAGAGGTAGGTCGCAGCTTTTCTCCCTGAACCCGCGAAGTGGTAGCTTGGTTACCGCAGGCAGGATAGACCGGGAGGAGCTGTGCGCCCAGAGCGCGCCCTGTCTTGTGAGCTTTAACATCCTTGTGGAGGATAAGCTGAAAATATTTGAGGTAGAAGTCGCTATCAGCGATATTAATGATAATGCACCTAGCTTTCCAACAGAGGAATTGGAAATAAAAATTGGTGAATTAACagatcctggaactcgatttccACTTAAAACTGCATTTGACCCAGATGTGGGCACGAACTCTCTGCAGAACTATAAGCTCAACCCCAGTGATTATTTCTCCTTGGCTGTGAACAGTGTCACAGATGACGCCAAGTACCCAGAGCTAGTGCTGGAGCAAGCCTTGGATCGTGAGAAAATAGCAGTTCATCAGCTTGATCTCATTGCCTCTGATGGTGGAGACCCTGTCCACTCCGGCAAATTGTGCATCAAGGTGATAGTCTTAGATGCAAATGACAACCCGCCCGTGTTTACTAAGCCAGAGTACCATGTCAGTGTTCTGGAAAATGTGCCAGTGGGCACCCGGCTGATCACAGTGAATGCCACTGATCCTGATGAGGGATTCAATGCTCAAGTGTCCTATATTCTAGACAAAATGCCTGGGAAAATTGCTCAGGTTTTCCATCTCAATTCGGTGACTGGAGATATATCAATACTAAAAAGTCTCGATTATGAGGATGCTGTGTTCTATGAAATCAAAATTGAAGCACAAGATGGACCAGGTCTTTTTTCAAGAGCCAAGCTTCTTGTCAAGGTTCTGGATGTGAATGACAATGCCCCAGAAGTTTCAATCACTTCTCTCACAGGCTCAGTCCCAGAAGAAGCCCCTGCTGGACGAGAAATCGCTCTTATCAGTGTGCATGACCGAGATTCTGGCCAAAATGGGCAAGTCACGGTTTTTGTCCTAGGAAACCTTCCCTTTACTTTAGAAAAATCAATAGACCAATACTACCGCTTAGTGACAGCTAAGTCTCTGGATCGTGAACAAGTGTCTCAATATAATATCAGTCTAAAAGCCACGGACCAGGGAAACCCACCACTGTCCACAGAAACTCATATCACTCTGCATGTGTCAGACATCAATGACAACCCTCCTACCTTCACACACACCTCCTATTCAGCCTATGTTCCAGAAAACAATCCTAGGGGAGCCTCCATCTTCTCTGTTACAGCACAGGACCCGGACACTGACAAGAATGCACAAATCACTTACTCATTGGCTGAGGACACACTTCAGGGGGTGCCACTGTCATCCTACATCTCCATCAACTCCAATACTGGTGTCCTGTATGCTCTTTGCTCCTTTGATTATGAGCAGTTTAGGGACCTGCAGTTGCAGGTGACAGCTAGTGACAGTGGGAACCCTCCACTCAGCAGCAACATGACACTGAGCCTATTTGTGCTAGACCAGAATGACAACATGCCTGAAATCCTGTATCCTGCCCTCCCAATAGATGGTTCTACTGGTGTTGAGTTGGCACCCCGCTCTGCAGATCCTGGATACCTGGTGACCAAGGTGGTGGCAGTAGACAAAGACTCAGGACAGAATGCCTGGCTCTCCTACCGCCTGCTCAAGGCCAGTGAGCCAGGACTTTTCTCAGTGGGGCTGCACACGGGTGAAGTACGCACTGCACGGGCCCTGCTTGACAGAGATGCCCTCAAGCAGAGCCTAGTGGTGGCTGTGCAGGACCATGGCCAGCCCCCTCTCTCAGCCACTGTCACACTCACCATAGCAGTGGCTGATAGCATCCCTGATGTCCTTGGGGACCTGGAAAGCATCCATACCCCTGCTAATCCCAAAGATTCAGACCTCACACTCTAcctggtggtggcagtggctgtGGTCTCCTGCATCTTCCTGGCCTTTGTCATTGTGCTGCTGGCACTTAGACTACGGCGCTGGCACTCATCACGCCTGCTACAGACTTCAGGAAATGGATTGGCTGACATACCAGCCTCTCACTTTGTGGGTCTGGATGGGGTGCAAGCTTTCCTGCAGACCTATTCCCAGGAAGTTTCCCTTACCTCAGGCTCAAGGAAGAGTCACCTGATCTTTCCACAACCCAACTATGCAGACACGCTCATCAGCCAGGAGAGCTGTGGGAAAAGCGAGCCTCTTATAATACCTCAAGATTTACTTGAAACAAAAGAAGACCCCAACCTGCTTGAGGTAAGTTTATTTCTTTGA
- the LOC100757622 gene encoding protocadherin gamma-A2-like — MATLQKLPGCRMLVLLCALWASLWEARAGQIRYSVPEEIDKGSFVGSIAKDLGLEPQVLAERGVRIVSRGRSQLFALNPRSGSLVTSGRIDREELCAQSTPCLMNFNLLLEDKLTIYSVEVEVTDVNDNAPRFGVEEPELKISETTTPGFRIPLKSAHDVDVGENTLQKYELNSNDHFSLDVRTGADGNKYPELVLERALDREEEAVHHLVLVALDGGSPVRSGTCRIRVKVLDVNDNAPVFTQPEYRVSVPENVPVGTRILTVTATDPDEGYNAQVTYFQEQAPGEAADVFELKTTSGDITITKSLDYEKAKFHEIDIEAQDGPGLLTRTKVVVTVLDVNDNAPEFYMTSATASVPEDSPPGTVIALFNVHDRDSGQNAVVTCSLPEMFPFKLERSVDNYYRLVTTRALDREEFSFYNITLSAKDGGNPSLSTDTHLLLQVADINDNPPSFPRGSYSAYISENNPRGTSIFSVLAYDPDINDNAHVTYSLAEDTFQGAPLSSYISINSDTGVLYALRSFDYEQFQDLQLWVIAVDSGNPPLSSNVSLSLFLVDQNDNMPEILYPALPTDGSTGVELAPRSAEPGYLVTKVVAVDKDSGQNAWLSYRLLKASEPGLFSVGLHTGEVRTARALLDRDALKQSLVVSVQDHGQPPLSATVTLTIAIADNIPEVLADLGSIRTPANSDDSELTLYLVVAVAVVSCVFLAFVIALLALRLRRWHMSRMLHASRDGLGVIPASHFVGVDGVRAFLQTYSHEVSLTADSGKSHIIFPQPNYADTLISHESCDKTDMLSAPQSLLDDKREETSQVIRFCHMLMLFC, encoded by the coding sequence ATGGCGACGCTGCAGAAGCTGCCCGGGTGCAGAATGCTGGTCCTGCTGTGCGCCCTTTGGGCCTCCCTGTGGGAGGCCAGAGCTGGACAGATCCGCTACTCCGTGCCAGAGGAAATCGATAAAGGCTCCTTCGTGGGCAGCATCGCCAAGGACTTGGGGCTGGAGCCCCAGGTTCTGGCAGAACGAGGGGTCCGCATCGTCTCCAGAGGTAGGTCGCAGCTTTTTGCTCTGAACCCACGAAGCGGCAGCTTGGTTACCTCAGGCAGGATAGACCGAGAGGAGCTGTGCGCCCAGAGCACACCCTGTCTGATGAACTTCAACCTACTACTGGAAGATAAATTGACTATTTATTCCGTAGAGGTGGAGGTAACAGATGTTAATGACAATGCTCCTCGCTTTGGAGTAGAGGAACCGGAACTAAAGATAAGTGAAACGACTACACCAGGATTCAGGATTCCTCTTAAGAGTGCGCATGATGTGGACGTGGGCGAGAACACCCTCCAGAAGTATGAACTCAACTCAAATGACCACTTCTCTCTGGATGTGCGAACTGGGGCCGATGGCAACAAGTACCCAGAGCTGGTACTGGAGCGTGCCTTGGACCGCGAGGAAGAGGCAGTTCACCACCTTGTTCTAGTCGCCTTGGACGGGGGCAGTCCAGTGCGATCTGGCACCTGCCGTATCCGTGTGAAGGTCCTGGACGTGAACGACAACGCTCCTGTTTTTACACAACCCGAGTACCGTGTGAGCGTTCCTGAGAATGTGCCTGTAGGTACCCGGATACTCACGGTGACAGCCACTGACCCTGATGAGGGATACAATGCTCAAGTGACTTATTTTCAGGAGCAAGCCCCTGGAGAAGCTGCAGATGTATTTGAGCTAAAGACAACATCTGGAGATATAACAATCACAAAAAGTCTGGATTATGAGAAAGCTAAATTCCATGAAATTGATATTGAAGCTCAGGATGGCCCAGGCCTTCTAACCAGAACAAAGGTTGTTGTCACCGTTCTAGATGTCAATGACAATGCCCCAGAATTTTACATGACATCTGCCACTGCTTCTGTTCCTGAAGACTCTCCTCCAGGAACGGTAATTGCACTTTTCAATGTACATGATAGGGACTCTGGACAGAATGCTGTTGTCACGTGTTCACTTCCTGAGATGTTTCCTTTCAAGTTAGAACGGTCAGTGGACAATTACTACCGACTGGTTACAACCAGAGCCCTTGACAGGGAAGAGTTCTCCTTTTACAATATCACTCTAAGTGCTAAAGATGGAGGGAACCCATCTCTGTCCACAGATACCCACCTTTTGCTGCAAGTGGCAGATATCAACGACAACCCACCCTCCTTTCCACGGGGGTCCTACTCTGCCTACATTTCTGAAAATAACCCCAGAGGCACCTCCATCTTTTCAGTGCTGGCCTATGACCCTGACATTAATGACAATGCCCATGTAACCTACTCTTTAGCTGAAGATACCTTTCAAGGGGCACCCCTGTCCTCCTACATCTCCATCAACTCTGACACTGGAGTCCTCTATGCTCTCCGCTCCTTTGACTATGAGCAGTTCCAAGACTTGCAGCTGTGGGTGATAGCAGTAGACAGTGGGAACCCTCCACTGAGTAGCAATGTGTCCTTGAGCCTGTTCCTGGTGGACCAAAATGACAACATGCCTGAGATCCTTTATCCTGCCCTCCCCACAGATGGGTCCACTGGTGTGGAACTAGCACCTAGATCTGCAGAACCCGGATACCTGGTAACCAAAGTGGTGGCAGTAGACAAAGACTCAGGACAGAATGCCTGGTTGTCCTACCGTCTGCTCAAGGCCAGCGAGCCAGGGCTCTTCTCAGTGGGACTGCACACGGGTGAGGTGCGCACTGCTCGGGCCCTTCTGGACAGAGATGCTCTGAAGCAGAGTCTGGTAGTGTCTGTGCAAGACCATGGCCAGCCCCCTCTGTCAGCTACTGTCACACTCACCATAGCAATAGCTGACAACATCCCTGAGGTCCTAGCTGACCTGGGCAGCATCAGGACCCCTGCCAACTCTGATGATTCAGAACTTACACTCTAcctggtggtggcagtggctgtGGTCTCCTGTGTCTTCTTGGCCTTTGTCATTGCACTGCTGGCACTCAGGCTGCGGCGCTGGCATATGTCTCGAATGCTTCATGCTTCAAGAGATGGTTTAGGAGTTATCCCTGCCTCACACTTTGTGGGGGTGGATGGGGTACGTGCTTTCCTGCAGACCTATTCCCATGAAGTCTCACTCACTGCAGACTCAGGGAAAAGCCACATCATCTTCCCTCAGCCAAACTATGCAGATACTCTCATCAGCCACGAGAGCTGTGACAAAACTGACATGCTTTCAGCACCTCAATCCCTGCTTGATGATAAAAGAGAAGAAACCTCTCAGGTAATTCGTTTTTGCCATATGCTCATGCTATTTTGCTAA